Genomic DNA from Desulfuromonas versatilis:
GGACGCCTAAAGCGGCTTTCAGGGGCTTTCAATAGTTCCATGGTCGAGACTTCGAGCTGCTACCGGCATCCTGGAGGCCTTTCAGATTGGCATTACCCGGCCCACACGACCCAGGTTTACGCGCCAGTTCGCGGGGGTAGGATGGAAAGCCCCTGCAGCCAAGGAAAATCGAAAGATGTGTTGCCATGTCAGGTCCGCGCGGAGCTGAACCTGGAACCTTCGAGTAGAATTCGGGATGGGGCTGGCGAGAGGCGGGTCGTGGTAATGCCAATCCAGCAAAAACAAAGACCCCGTTCCTGGGAACGGGGTCTTTGTTTTTTTTTTGGGGGGGCTGGCAGGGGCCTCTGCTCCAGATCATCCCTGAGCGTCGAGGACATGCCCATCAAGCACGTAACAGGTAAACACCCCCTCGAAAACCACCTTCGAGGTCATTACCACGCATTCGACCTGGCGTTTTTTTCCTTTTTCTTCGACAACCCGGGCCGTTGCTTCCAGCACCTCTCCGCAGACTACCGGGGCGAGAAACCGGGTCTGAGCGGCCCCCAAAACGACATTGGGATCGTTGACCGCCAGCATGGCGGCATAATCGGCAAGCCCGAATGTGAATCCGCCGTGGACCAGTCCGCGATCGTCCGCGCTCATTTCTGCCAGCGTCTCGAGCCGGACGCGGGCAACTCCAGGGCTGATTTCGACCGGCTGGCCGACCAGTCGGAGGGAGATTCCGAGATGGGTTCTGGGCTCCATGAGATTCTCCTAGATGGCAGGACGTGTAGTGGGGTCAGAATCGCCGGAGTCAGTCCAGCTCCGAATTCACCCGCTCCCGAAGCTCCTTGCCGGTTTTGAAGAAAGGAGTCTTCTTGGCAGGAATCTTGACCACGTCGCCGCTTTTGGGGTTTCTGGCTTCCCGTGCGTTGCGCTCGCGGATGGTGAAGGAGCCGAAGCCGCGGATTTCCACCCGGTCCCCTTCGATCAGGGCATTGCCGATGCTATCGAATATGGTGTTGACGACCAGTTCGGCCTCCTTCTTGTTCACCATACCGTTACTGTAGGACAGCCTCTCGATAAGTTCACTTTTGGTCATGCGAATCGCCTCCTATTTTACACCAGACCACAAGAATTGAGGACCAGCCCCGCCCCTCTCCTGCAAACCGCGCTGCAGCTGGCTGGCTGTCTCTTCGATCAGGTAATCAAAAATTTTCGGTTTTTTTTCGGCCGGGTAGATGACCCTGGGCTCTCCCTCGATGCCGGCCATCCGGGCTGCGACGTCAATGGCGTCCTGCAGGTTGCCAAGCTCGTCGACTAACCCCTGCTCCAAGGCCTGCCGCCCGGTAAAGATGCGGCCATCGGCCAGGGGCGCGACCTCCTCGGTGGTCATTTGCCGGCCTTCAGCCACCGCCGAAACAAACTGCGCATGGACGTCGTCGATCAGGGACTGCAGAATGGCCCGATCCGCTTCGCTCATGGGGCGCACCGGAGAACCGATGTCCTTGTGTTCGCCGCTCTTCACCACCTGGCTTTTGAGGCCGATCTTTTCCAGCAGTTCCTGGAAATTGGTGAACTCCATGATCACCCCGATGCTGCCGGTGATGGTGCCGGGGTTGGCGAGGATGCTGCGGGCCGGAGCGGCAACGTAGTACCCCCCGGAGGCGGCGACGGAGCCCATGGAGGCCACCACCGGCTTGATTTCGTTGGCCTTGCGGACTTCCTCGTAGATTTCCTGTGAAGGCCCCACTCCCCCGCCGGGAGAGTCGATCCTCAGGACAATGGCCTTTACCGAGGAGTCCTCTCGGAAATTTACCAATTGTTCATTGATGGTCTTCGAAGCGGTGATCACACCCGCTATTTCGATGACCCCGATCTTTTCCCCGATGGGAAAGCTTCTGGAAGGACCTGACAAACCGGATACGGCGTACACCAGGGCCAGAAAAAAAAGAAAGATGGCGCCCAGAGTCAGGAATGCCATCAGGAAGGGACGCTTTTTCATAACCTAGTCCGGAAAAACCCCTGCGGCCTTGGCCGCAGGGGTTTTATCGCAGGCAAGAAATAGATTATTCTTCGTCTTTGCCGGTGTTGGCTTTGCCCAGCGCCCCCTGGAGAAGATCTCCCAGGTTCGAAGTGGCGCTCTTCTGGGCACCGAGGAACGCGTCGACCTCGGCCTTCTCCTTCTGGTCGGAGAGGTGCTTGATGGACAGGGCGATCTTGCGCTCGGCGGTGTCCACGTGCAACACCACCGCTTCGAGATCGTCGCCAACCTTGGCGAAGTTCTTGGGCGTGTCGATCTTCTCCTTGCTGATCTCGGAGACGTGAATCAGCCCTTCGATCCCCTCTTCAACCTCCACAAAGATGCCGAAGTCGGTCACCGAGGTGACTTTGCCCTTGATGATGGTGCCCGGAGCGTAGCGGGTGGGGATGGAAGACCAGGGGTCTTCGGCCAACTGCTTGACGCCCAGAGAGAAGCGCTCGTTCTCACGATCGATATTCAGCACCACGGCCCGCACCAGGTCGCTCTTCTTGTAGATTTCCGAAGGATGCTTGATGCGTTTGGTCCAGGAAAGGTCGGAGATGTGCACCAGACCGTCGATCCCCTCGTCGACCCCGACGAAGATCCCGAAATCGGTGATGTTCTTGACCTGACCCTCGATGATGGTGCCGATCGGGAATTTCTCGCCGATCACATCCCAGGGATTGGGCTCGACCTGCTTAAGGCCCAGGGAGATCCGCCGGTTGGGGATATCCAGGGCAAGCACCACGGACTCAACCTCATCACCAATGTTGAGGATCTTGTTGGGGTGCTTGATGCGCTTGGTCCAGCTCATTTCAGAGACGTGGATGAGCCCCTCGACACCCTCTTCCAGTTCGACAAAGGCGCCGTAATCGGTAAGGCTGACCACCTTGCCGGTGACCTTCTCCCCGACAGGGAATTTCTTCTCGACTTCGAGCCAGGGATCGGGTGCGATCTGCTTGAGCCCCAAGGAGACACGCTCCTTCTCACGGTCGAATTTAAGCACCTTGACCTTGATCTTGTCGCCCACCGAGATGATGTCCGAGGGGTGATTCACGCGGCCCCAAGACATGTCGGTGATGTGCAGCAGGCCGTCGATGCCGCCCAGGTCGATGAACGCCCCGTAATCGGTGAGGTTCTTGACCTGGCCCTCGACCACCTGACCCTCCTCGAGGGTCTTGAGGGTATCGGAACGCAGCGACTCGCGCTCCTCCTCAAGCAGCACGCGGCGCGAGAGAACGATATTACCGCGGCGCTTATTGAGCTTGATGATTTTGAAGCGGAAGGTTTCCCCAAGCATCTTGTCGAGGTTGCGAACCGGCCGCAGATCGACCTGGCTGCCAGGCAGAAACGCGTTGACGCCGATATCGACCGACAGCCCGCCCTTGATGCGGGAAACGATGCGCCCTTCAACCACGGCGTTCTCTTCCAGGGTGTTCCAGACCTTCTGCCGGTCGGCTTTTTCCTTGGAGAGACTGATCAGGCCGTTTTCGTTTTCGGTGCGCTCTATAAGCACGTCGAACTGGTCGCCGACCTTGAGTTCTTTGACTTTGCCGTTCTCGTCGGTGAACTCGGAGATGGCGATGATCCCTTCGGATTTCCCGCCGACGTCCACCACGACCGTATCAGGATTTACCTGTACGATGGTTCCCAAAACCACGTTGCCGGATTTGAGTTCCTTGAGGCTGCTCTCGAACAGGTCCTCGAAGCTCTGTTCCATGTCGTCGAACTCTTCGTCACTGTCCATCATTTCGTCTTCGTTGTTGAATTTTCCCTTGTTTTCCACCATCAGGTAACCTACCCCCTAGCGATTTTCCCGTCGTGTAAACGACAGCATGACTTGGAAGTCATGAAAAGGCACCATAGCATAGAGCCCTTTAAAAAACAAACCTTTTTATTTCCCGACCGTTCCGACCCTCTCGAGAACTTCCTCGATGATCCAGCGTGGAGTGGACGCCCCCGCGGTGATCCCCACGGTTTGGACGTTATGGAACCACCCGGGATCGATCTGCGAGGCCGTTTCGATGTGGTGGGTGGCGGGCAGGATCTCCTTGCAGATCTGCGCCAGCCGAGACGTGTTGGCGCTGTTGAAACCGCCGATGACCAGCATCAGGTCGGACTTGGCGGCAATCTCCCGGGCCTCGTTTTGGCGCACCGAGGTGGCGTCGCAGATGGTATTGTAGACCCGCAACTCCAGGCTCTTTTCCAGGCAGACGCCGACAATCTGCTGCAGATTCTCAAAGGATTGAGTGGTTTGTGCCACCACCCCGATGCGCTTCTTGCGCGGCAGGGCCTCTGCCTCGGCGCGGTCGGCAACGGTGAAGACCTCGCCGCCCGAGGCGTAGGAGACGATTCCCTGGACCTCGGGGTGCTCGGCCTCCCCCACCAGCACCACGACATACCCTTCGCGGCTGAGCTTGCGGGCGAACTCCTGTGCTTTTTTGACGAAGGGGCAGGTCGCATCGACGATTTCCAGATCGCGCCGGCGCAGCTCTTCGAGTTCATCGGCCGTGACCCCGTGGGAGCGGATGATGACCGCTCCGCCGGGGACATCCTCGACCCGGCGCACCACCTCGACCCCCTCTTCCTCCAGCTTCCTGACCAGCTGGGGGGAGTGGATGATCGGCCCGAGGGAACAGATGCGGCTGCATTTTCCCGCAGCATCGAAAGCCATGGTGGTCGCCCGCTTGACGCCGAAGCAGAACCCCGCGCTCTTAGCCAGAATGATTTTCATCGGCCCTCTCCTTCAGCGATCCGCAGGCAATCCAGCGAGCTCGCGGCGGCGCCTCACTTCCTGAAGCATCAGCTCCAGAACCGCTTCGATGCCCATGGAGGTGGAGTCGATGGCCACCGCGTCCGCGGCCTGCAGCAGCGGCGCGTGGGTCCGGGCGCTGTCGGCGGCGTCGCGGGCTTCGACCTCGGCGATGGTCTGCCCCAGGTCCACCTCCAACCCCTTGGCGATCAGCTCCTGATAACGGCGACGGCCCCGTTCGGCGGCGGTGGCGAGCAGGAAGAACTTCACCTCGGCCCCGGGGAATACCACGGTGCCGATGTCCCGTCCCTCAAGCACCACCCCCCCCTGCTCGCCCATCCCGCGCTGCAGGCGCACCATCGCCTGGCGTACCGCGCTGCAGGCCGAGACCCTGGAGGTGAGCAGGCTCACCTCGGGGGTGCGAATCGCCTCGGAGACGTCCTCCCCGTTGAGCAGCACCCGCTCCGCCCCGTCGCCGCGCAGAAACTCGATCCGCAGCCGCCCGCAGAGCTCCTCCAGGGCGACCTCGTCCGCCGGGTCGATCCCGGCGCGCCGCGCCGCCAGGGCAACCGCCCGATACATGGCGCCGGTGTCGATGTTGGTGTAACGAAGGGACCGGGCCAACAGTCGGCTCAGGGTACTTTTCCCGGCGCCGGAGGGTCCGTCGATGGCAATAATGAATTCTCGCTGCAACCTTCTGAAACTCCTTGCTTGCCTTTACTTTTGTTGTCTTATTTTATCCGCGCCTGTCCGCCAACCGCTACCCCTTGCCACCAGTGGCCTGGCCCAGCAGGTCCCAGAAGTTGGGGAAGCTGGTGGCGGTACAGGCGGTGTCCTCGATGGTTACGGCAGCCTTGGCGCACTGGGCTGCCACCGCCAGACTCATGGCGATGCGGTGGTCGCCATGGGAATTCACCGTCCCGCCCGAGAGGCCCTGACCGCCGTCGATAACCATACCGTCCTCGCGGGCCGCGACCCGGGCGCCCAGCTTGGTCAGCTCGGAGGTCATGGCGGCGATCCGGTCGGTTTCCTTGACCCGCAATTCGCGGGCGTCGCGGATGGTCGTGGTCCCCTCGGCAAAGCTTGCGGCCACGCTGACCACCGGGAATTCGTCGATGGCCCGCGGCACCACGGAGCCGCCGATTTCGACCCCCTTGAGATCGCTGGACCGCACCAGGATGTCGGCGACGGGTTCACCGGAAAGCTCCCGGGAGTTGAGCAGTTCGAGGGAGCCGCCCATCTGCTGAAGAATGTCGATGATGCCGCTGCGGGTAGGGTTGACCCCCACGTTGCGCACCAGCAGTTCGGACCCCGGGGTAACCAGGGCCGCAACCAGGAAAAACGCCGCCGAGGAGATGTCTCCGGGGACAAACACTTCCCGCCCGGTCAGTCGGGGGTGGCCGACCACGGTGACGCCGCCCTCGAAGGGGCGCACGTCGGCGCCGAAAAACCGCAGCATCCGCTCGCTGTGGTCACGCGAAAGATGGGGCTCGCGCACCGTGGTTTCCCCCTGGGCGTAGAGCCCGGCCAGCAGCAGAGCCGACTTGACCTGGGCACTGGCGATGGGGGAGTCGTAGACCGCCGGCTGCAACGACCCGCCCTGAATCGCCAGTGGGGCAAGATCGCCCCCCCCGCGGCCCCAGATCCGGGCGCCCATGGTCGAAAGGGGGCTGAGCACCCGCTTCATCGGCCGCTTGCGCAGGTACTTGTCCCCGGTCAATACGGAAAAAAAGCCCTGGCCGGCCAGCAGACCGGTCATCAGCCGGATGGTGGTACCCGAGTTGCCACAGTCGAGGATGTCGCCGGGTTCGGCGAGCCCATGCAGGCCCTTGCCGTGGATCTTCAGAACCCCGTCGGCATGCTCTTCGATCTCGATGCCCATGGCGCGAAAGGCGTTCAGGGTAGCGTGGTTGTCCTCACCGTGCAGGAACCCGTGGACCAGGGTGGTTCCCTCGGCAAGCGATCCGAGCATGATGGAACGGTGGGAAATCGACTTGTCCCCGGGCACGGTGATCTCTCCCCGCAGCCCTGGGGATGGTTGGATGGTTCTGGTTTCGGTCATGGCTGGCAGCCCCTGCAATGGGTTGGTGATTGGCTTGATGGCAACTTCCGCACGCCGGGCGCGGGCTCAGAGGATGGCATCGCGGCTTTGCTTGGAACGCAGGAAAAATTCGAACAGCCGCTCGGCGTCCCCCCGGCGCACGTCCTCCTTGAGTTCGGCGAAGAACCGTTCGAAAAGCTCCATCATCTCCAGCAGGGCCTCGCGGTTGGTCAGGGCGATGTCCCGCCACATGGTGGGGTCGGAGGAAGCGATCCTGGTGAAGTCGCGGAAACCTCCGGCGGAGTATTCAAGGATGTTCTCCTCGTAACGATCGTAGGAGCCGACGGCATTGACCAGGGAGTAGGCCACCATGTGCGGCAGGTGGCTGATGGCCCCGAGAATCCGGTCGTGTTTCTGCACGTCCATGACCACCACCTCGCTGCCGACACACCGCCAGACCTGCCTGACCAGTTCAAGGGCCCCCCGGTCGGTGCGCGCGGTGGGGGTCAGAATGCAGCGCCGGTTCCGGTAGAGCGTGGCGAAGGCCGCTTCGGCTCCGCTCTTCTCGGTTCCGGCAATGGGGTGGCCGGGGACGAAATGAACCCCCGCGGGGACCAGGGGCTCGATCGCCTTGACCACTGAGCCCTTGACGCTGCCGCCGTCGGTAAGAATCGCCCCGGATTTCATGTGGGGCAGCGCCGCCGCGGCAATGGCCGGAAGGGTCTGTACCGGCGTAGCCAGAAACACCAGGTCGGCGTCGGCGACCCCGTCTTCGACCCGGTCGCTGATGCGGTCTATCACCCCAAGCTCGAGGGCCCGTTCGAGATTGGCCCGGCCGCGGCCGATGCCGACCACCTCACCGACCGCTCCTGCGGCTTTCAAACCCAGGGCCAGCGATCCGCCGATCAGTCCGACACCTACCACGGCGAGCCTGGGAACCAGTACGTTCATTTCATTCATCCGCTCAGCCTTTGCCTTCACCGGGCGCTCGGATAGGAGCCGAGCACCTTGAGAAACTGGCAGTAGCCGCGCAGCTCCTCCACCGCCTCGCGGACATGGTCCTCGGCGATGTGCCCCTCGATATCGAGAAAAAAGATATATTCCCAGGCCTTTTTCTTGAGCGGCCGGCTCTCGATCTTGGAAAGATTGATCCGGCGCTTGCTGAACGGTTCGAGCATCCGGTAAAGAATGCCCGGCTCGTCCTTGACACTGAACATGACCGAGGTCTTGTCGCGCCCGCTGCGCGGCGGCGAGGCCTTGCCGATCACCAGAAAGCGGGTGAAGTTGTTGGGGTTGTCGGCAATTTTCTGTTTGACCACCCGCAGATCGTAGAGCGAAGCGGCCATTTCGCTGGCAATCGCCGCCGCCGATTCATCCTCGGCCACCATCTGGGCGGCCAGAGCGGTGCTGGCGACATCGACCAGGGCCACGTCAGGCAGATTATCCTCCAGCCAGTGACGGCACTGGGCAATGGCCTGGGGATGCGAAACGACCTTTCTGACATCCTCGATCCGTCCGGAGCGCGACAGCAGGTCGTGGGAGACTTCGAGCAGGATCTCGGCAATGATCTGCAGGTCGGACTCCATGAACATGTCGAGGGTATGGGAAACAATCCCCTCGTTGGAGTTTTCCACGGGGACCACCCCGTAGGGCGCCCGGCCGCGGATCACCTCGTCGAACACCGCGGTGATGCTCTTTTGCGGCACCAGGTGGGCCGACATGCCGAACTGCTGCATGGCCGCCACGTGGGTGAAGGTGGCCGGCGGCCCGAGAAAGGCTACCTTCATGGGCTGCTCGAGCGACAGGCAGGCGGAGATCACCTCGCGGAAAACCCGCCGCACCCCTTCGTTGGGAAAGGGTCCGGGGTTGGCGGCGGTGAGCCGCTGATAAATCGCCTTTTCTCGACTGGGGACGTAAAAATCGCTCCCCTGGCCGCTCTTGGCGGCGCCGACCCGGATGACGACCTGCGCCCTGCGGTTGAGCAGATCCAGGATCTCATTGTCGATACTGTCGATCTGATGGCGCAAAGCCGCCAGGGTTTCTTCGATATTTCCAGCCACGCATCCACCTCCCCTTGCCGAAGACAGGATTGGAAATGTAGCTTATCCGTCCTCAAAAAGCAACGCCCGCGGCCCCCCGGGCCGGGAGCCCGCCAGGGCGGAGGACCCGGGTGCCCGCTCTGCTTTCCCCTTGACCGCTGTGCCGCGGCCCGGCTAAACTTCCCAACCGAAATCAACCACATGACCCAGGGGAGTCGTCCATGTCCATTTCGATCAAGGTGCAAAGCTGTATCGAGCGAGCCTCGTGGATCCGCAAGATGTTCGAGGAAGGCGCCAGGCTCAGGCAGATCCACGGCGAAGAGAACGTCTTCGACTTCACCCTGGGCAACCCTTCGGTGGAGCCACCCGAAGCATTTCGGCAGAAGCTGCAGGAACTGGCCAACAACCCGATTCCCGGCATGCACCGCTACATGAACAACGCCGGCTACGAGGAGACCCGCGCGGCGGTCGCCAGCCGGCTCTCCGAGGATTCCCCCCGCAAGGTCGAAGCCCGCCACGTGGTCATGACCTGCGGCGCGGGCGGCGCCCTCAATGTGGCCCTGAAAACCATCCTCAACCCCGGCGAAGAGGTCCTCATCCTCGCACCCTACTTCGTCGAGTACAAATTCTATGTGGACAACCACGGCGGCGTGACCAGGGAGGTCTGGACCGACCGGGAGACTTTTCAGCTCGATCTCGACGCCATC
This window encodes:
- a CDS encoding PaaI family thioesterase → MEPRTHLGISLRLVGQPVEISPGVARVRLETLAEMSADDRGLVHGGFTFGLADYAAMLAVNDPNVVLGAAQTRFLAPVVCGEVLEATARVVEEKGKKRQVECVVMTSKVVFEGVFTCYVLDGHVLDAQG
- a CDS encoding integration host factor subunit beta, encoding MTKSELIERLSYSNGMVNKKEAELVVNTIFDSIGNALIEGDRVEIRGFGSFTIRERNAREARNPKSGDVVKIPAKKTPFFKTGKELRERVNSELD
- the sppA gene encoding signal peptide peptidase SppA, which encodes MKKRPFLMAFLTLGAIFLFFLALVYAVSGLSGPSRSFPIGEKIGVIEIAGVITASKTINEQLVNFREDSSVKAIVLRIDSPGGGVGPSQEIYEEVRKANEIKPVVASMGSVAASGGYYVAAPARSILANPGTITGSIGVIMEFTNFQELLEKIGLKSQVVKSGEHKDIGSPVRPMSEADRAILQSLIDDVHAQFVSAVAEGRQMTTEEVAPLADGRIFTGRQALEQGLVDELGNLQDAIDVAARMAGIEGEPRVIYPAEKKPKIFDYLIEETASQLQRGLQERGGAGPQFLWSGVK
- a CDS encoding 30S ribosomal protein S1, producing MVENKGKFNNEDEMMDSDEEFDDMEQSFEDLFESSLKELKSGNVVLGTIVQVNPDTVVVDVGGKSEGIIAISEFTDENGKVKELKVGDQFDVLIERTENENGLISLSKEKADRQKVWNTLEENAVVEGRIVSRIKGGLSVDIGVNAFLPGSQVDLRPVRNLDKMLGETFRFKIIKLNKRRGNIVLSRRVLLEEERESLRSDTLKTLEEGQVVEGQVKNLTDYGAFIDLGGIDGLLHITDMSWGRVNHPSDIISVGDKIKVKVLKFDREKERVSLGLKQIAPDPWLEVEKKFPVGEKVTGKVVSLTDYGAFVELEEGVEGLIHVSEMSWTKRIKHPNKILNIGDEVESVVLALDIPNRRISLGLKQVEPNPWDVIGEKFPIGTIIEGQVKNITDFGIFVGVDEGIDGLVHISDLSWTKRIKHPSEIYKKSDLVRAVVLNIDRENERFSLGVKQLAEDPWSSIPTRYAPGTIIKGKVTSVTDFGIFVEVEEGIEGLIHVSEISKEKIDTPKNFAKVGDDLEAVVLHVDTAERKIALSIKHLSDQKEKAEVDAFLGAQKSATSNLGDLLQGALGKANTGKDEE
- the ispH gene encoding 4-hydroxy-3-methylbut-2-enyl diphosphate reductase, with translation MKIILAKSAGFCFGVKRATTMAFDAAGKCSRICSLGPIIHSPQLVRKLEEEGVEVVRRVEDVPGGAVIIRSHGVTADELEELRRRDLEIVDATCPFVKKAQEFARKLSREGYVVVLVGEAEHPEVQGIVSYASGGEVFTVADRAEAEALPRKKRIGVVAQTTQSFENLQQIVGVCLEKSLELRVYNTICDATSVRQNEAREIAAKSDLMLVIGGFNSANTSRLAQICKEILPATHHIETASQIDPGWFHNVQTVGITAGASTPRWIIEEVLERVGTVGK
- the cmk gene encoding (d)CMP kinase, with translation MQREFIIAIDGPSGAGKSTLSRLLARSLRYTNIDTGAMYRAVALAARRAGIDPADEVALEELCGRLRIEFLRGDGAERVLLNGEDVSEAIRTPEVSLLTSRVSACSAVRQAMVRLQRGMGEQGGVVLEGRDIGTVVFPGAEVKFFLLATAAERGRRRYQELIAKGLEVDLGQTIAEVEARDAADSARTHAPLLQAADAVAIDSTSMGIEAVLELMLQEVRRRRELAGLPADR
- the aroA gene encoding 3-phosphoshikimate 1-carboxyvinyltransferase, which gives rise to MTETRTIQPSPGLRGEITVPGDKSISHRSIMLGSLAEGTTLVHGFLHGEDNHATLNAFRAMGIEIEEHADGVLKIHGKGLHGLAEPGDILDCGNSGTTIRLMTGLLAGQGFFSVLTGDKYLRKRPMKRVLSPLSTMGARIWGRGGGDLAPLAIQGGSLQPAVYDSPIASAQVKSALLLAGLYAQGETTVREPHLSRDHSERMLRFFGADVRPFEGGVTVVGHPRLTGREVFVPGDISSAAFFLVAALVTPGSELLVRNVGVNPTRSGIIDILQQMGGSLELLNSRELSGEPVADILVRSSDLKGVEIGGSVVPRAIDEFPVVSVAASFAEGTTTIRDARELRVKETDRIAAMTSELTKLGARVAAREDGMVIDGGQGLSGGTVNSHGDHRIAMSLAVAAQCAKAAVTIEDTACTATSFPNFWDLLGQATGGKG
- a CDS encoding prephenate dehydrogenase; translation: MNVLVPRLAVVGVGLIGGSLALGLKAAGAVGEVVGIGRGRANLERALELGVIDRISDRVEDGVADADLVFLATPVQTLPAIAAAALPHMKSGAILTDGGSVKGSVVKAIEPLVPAGVHFVPGHPIAGTEKSGAEAAFATLYRNRRCILTPTARTDRGALELVRQVWRCVGSEVVVMDVQKHDRILGAISHLPHMVAYSLVNAVGSYDRYEENILEYSAGGFRDFTRIASSDPTMWRDIALTNREALLEMMELFERFFAELKEDVRRGDAERLFEFFLRSKQSRDAIL
- the pheA gene encoding prephenate dehydratase, translating into MAGNIEETLAALRHQIDSIDNEILDLLNRRAQVVIRVGAAKSGQGSDFYVPSREKAIYQRLTAANPGPFPNEGVRRVFREVISACLSLEQPMKVAFLGPPATFTHVAAMQQFGMSAHLVPQKSITAVFDEVIRGRAPYGVVPVENSNEGIVSHTLDMFMESDLQIIAEILLEVSHDLLSRSGRIEDVRKVVSHPQAIAQCRHWLEDNLPDVALVDVASTALAAQMVAEDESAAAIASEMAASLYDLRVVKQKIADNPNNFTRFLVIGKASPPRSGRDKTSVMFSVKDEPGILYRMLEPFSKRRINLSKIESRPLKKKAWEYIFFLDIEGHIAEDHVREAVEELRGYCQFLKVLGSYPSAR